In Aestuariibaculum lutulentum, one DNA window encodes the following:
- a CDS encoding porin family protein, whose product MKKILLTILLGASFYGFSQDVKFGVRGGYNISNLDFKDTPIMENKHRNSFYFGAFSDIAFSKGFSLVPELQFSAEGAKDEVLNLDYIQMPIFLKFRLAEKLRFGIAPQVGLKVHKEEDMMKNFAYSGVAGLDYKISYSLFADVRYTYGFSNIFDDNVNAEAKNTNIQIGVGFKF is encoded by the coding sequence ATGAAAAAAATACTACTTACAATACTTCTTGGTGCGTCCTTTTACGGGTTTTCACAAGATGTAAAATTTGGTGTTAGAGGAGGATATAATATATCAAATCTAGATTTTAAGGATACACCAATCATGGAAAACAAGCATAGAAATAGCTTTTATTTCGGCGCTTTCAGTGATATCGCTTTCTCCAAAGGATTTTCATTGGTTCCAGAACTTCAGTTTTCTGCTGAAGGTGCTAAAGATGAAGTTTTAAACTTAGACTACATTCAAATGCCTATCTTTTTAAAATTCAGACTTGCGGAAAAACTACGTTTCGGTATAGCGCCACAAGTGGGATTAAAAGTTCATAAAGAGGAAGATATGATGAAAAACTTCGCGTACTCTGGTGTCGCAGGTTTAGATTATAAGATATCGTACAGCCTGTTTGCAGACGTACGATATACTTACGGATTCTCTAATATCTTTGATGATAATGTAAATGCTGAAGCTAAAAACACCAATATCCAAATAGGTGTTGGGTTTAAATTTTAA
- a CDS encoding Ppx/GppA phosphatase family protein, producing the protein MLSIKKYAAIDIGSNAVRLLISNIIEREGKPVKFKKNSLVRVPIRLGADVFVNQRISKENTQRMLDTMLAFRLLMKSHKVVKYKACATSAMRESTNGKKIVEAISQQSGIKIDIIDGEEEAAIIAATDLNTYIDESKTYLYVDVGGGSTEFTVIHEGVQVTSRSFKIGTVRLLNDMVSKETWLDLEAWIKTHTSQYDMISVLGSGGNINKIFKISGKALGKPLSYFYLTSYYNTLQSYSYEERISELDLNQDRADVIIPAMRIYLSSMKWSGAKNIYVPKIGLADGIIKSIYYDTVSSNTQ; encoded by the coding sequence ATGCTTTCAATTAAAAAATATGCAGCGATAGATATCGGTTCCAATGCGGTAAGATTACTTATATCTAATATTATTGAACGCGAAGGGAAACCAGTTAAGTTCAAAAAGAACTCTTTGGTACGTGTCCCTATTCGTTTGGGAGCAGATGTTTTCGTGAATCAAAGAATATCTAAGGAAAATACACAGCGTATGCTGGATACCATGCTGGCTTTCAGGTTGCTTATGAAATCTCATAAAGTGGTTAAATATAAAGCCTGTGCTACATCAGCAATGCGCGAATCGACTAATGGAAAAAAAATTGTGGAAGCCATTTCCCAGCAGTCCGGAATAAAAATCGATATTATTGATGGCGAGGAAGAAGCAGCTATTATTGCAGCTACCGATTTAAACACATATATCGACGAAAGTAAAACTTATTTATATGTCGATGTAGGTGGGGGTAGTACTGAGTTTACCGTAATTCATGAAGGTGTTCAGGTTACCTCCCGATCATTTAAAATAGGAACTGTACGTTTACTTAACGATATGGTCTCTAAAGAAACCTGGCTCGATTTGGAGGCCTGGATTAAAACCCATACTAGTCAGTATGATATGATATCTGTGTTAGGTTCTGGAGGTAACATTAATAAGATTTTTAAAATTTCAGGTAAAGCCTTAGGAAAACCGCTTTCTTACTTTTATTTAACCTCATATTACAATACACTTCAAAGTTATTCATACGAAGAACGTATTTCAGAATTAGACTTAAATCAAGACCGTGCAGACGTTATTATACCGGCAATGCGAATTTATTTATCGTCAATGAAATGGAGTGGTGCCAAAAACATCTATGTACCGAAGATTGGTTTGGCCGATGGTATTATAAAAAGTATATACTACGATACGGTTTCGAGCAATACACAGTAA